The proteins below come from a single uncultured Carboxylicivirga sp. genomic window:
- the ccsA gene encoding cytochrome c biogenesis protein CcsA, translating to MKRLLQVITSHWLMGTLLLFLAAVLGIATFIENDFGTNASKALVYNSWWFELVFVLLAINMLGNLSKYKTWSIKKLPVLIFHLAFLCIIIGAGITRYIGYEGNMHIREGEESDVILSSDQYVKVNVSADKYSEEDEAHVLFSAVSPNEYSSSFSTPKGKLKLKSKMFIPQATSRAVEKDGGEPALQIVLSSNSGRQEYTLFEGDEINVGDYSLAFHKEEADDDIVLMLKDGIAYFQAKDTVGMMQMQTGEMQQFEPGKQHKLFNGVLYSYGDLRMVYTNFLESAVVEPVSIEGQNGSGLPDAIKFVAQLNGNEKEFFVFGQNDVLGRKYDINIDGINISVSYGAKKIHIPFSLALKRFELDRYPGSESPSSYASEVTLVDERTGLKEDRRIFMNNILNYKGYRFFQSSYDRDEKGTILSVNRDFWGTLFTYAGYAILALGMVLSLIFPNTRFRKLGRRIDEIYKEKKKYMAMGLLLIAIPAMSQELNPSIKISQETADAFGHLWVQDNGGRMKPVNSLNSEIVRKLVKHHTFKGLSADQVALGILVDPAYWQSIPLITVKHDELRSILQLREKKSSINNFFTPDGKYKIRQLVEASYRKRPAFRNKLEQEAVKVDEQVNVFFMHKMGSLYHLFPLPGNESNKWALSKDALHGVDKKDSLFIKSVFNLYLQAIVSGDKEKEHTYLDALDKYQHKYGADIISSDYKKDIEIFYNKSSIFMSLMPYFLGLGLILLIFQLIRLVQPKLQFKWILRVGLFLVVAAFVVYTIGLCIRWYISGHAPWSNGYESMLYIGWTTLVAGLSWARKNPIALSVSSIFAGIILMVAHLSWMNPEITNLVPVLKSYWLTIHVAIIVASYGFLGNGFLLGFLNLILIGAKNKQNEKTFSLTIEELTAISERAMTVGLYLLTVGAFLGGVWANESWGRYWGWDPKETWSAVTILVYAFILHMRFIPGMKSITTFNIWSVIGFSSVIMTYLGVNYYLAGMHSYAKGDPVPIPSWVYYSVVITAVVIFYAIYNEKQLIRGDDAEDEK from the coding sequence ATGAAACGACTTCTTCAGGTAATAACCTCGCATTGGTTAATGGGCACATTATTGTTGTTTTTAGCCGCAGTACTTGGAATAGCAACTTTTATTGAAAATGATTTTGGAACTAATGCTTCAAAAGCTTTAGTGTATAATAGCTGGTGGTTTGAATTGGTGTTTGTTTTGTTGGCAATTAATATGTTAGGAAATTTAAGTAAGTATAAAACCTGGTCGATAAAAAAACTACCTGTTTTAATTTTTCATCTTGCTTTCTTATGCATAATAATCGGCGCTGGAATAACCCGATACATTGGATACGAAGGTAATATGCATATTAGAGAAGGAGAGGAATCTGATGTGATATTATCGAGTGATCAATATGTTAAAGTAAATGTTAGTGCAGATAAATATAGTGAGGAGGACGAAGCTCATGTATTGTTTTCCGCTGTTAGTCCTAATGAGTATTCTTCTAGTTTCTCCACTCCTAAAGGGAAACTGAAACTAAAAAGTAAAATGTTTATTCCTCAGGCAACTTCACGTGCTGTCGAAAAGGATGGTGGTGAACCAGCTCTGCAAATAGTATTGTCTTCTAATAGCGGACGGCAAGAGTATACTTTATTTGAGGGTGACGAAATCAATGTTGGAGATTATTCACTGGCTTTTCATAAAGAAGAAGCGGATGATGATATTGTTTTAATGCTAAAAGATGGTATTGCCTATTTTCAAGCAAAAGACACCGTTGGGATGATGCAAATGCAGACAGGTGAAATGCAGCAATTTGAACCGGGTAAGCAGCATAAACTATTCAATGGAGTACTGTATAGTTATGGTGATTTGCGAATGGTATACACCAACTTTCTCGAAAGTGCTGTTGTTGAACCAGTGTCCATAGAAGGGCAAAATGGAAGTGGTTTACCTGATGCGATTAAGTTTGTTGCGCAGCTCAATGGGAATGAAAAAGAGTTCTTTGTGTTTGGGCAGAATGATGTTTTAGGCCGAAAATATGATATCAATATCGATGGAATAAATATTTCGGTAAGTTATGGTGCTAAGAAAATACATATCCCTTTTTCGTTGGCTTTGAAGCGTTTTGAACTAGATAGATATCCAGGAAGTGAAAGCCCCAGTTCATATGCCAGCGAAGTTACCTTGGTAGATGAGCGTACCGGATTAAAAGAGGATCGACGAATTTTCATGAATAATATATTGAATTATAAAGGATATCGTTTTTTTCAATCATCTTATGATAGAGATGAAAAGGGAACAATTTTATCCGTAAATCGCGATTTTTGGGGTACATTGTTCACTTATGCTGGTTATGCGATATTAGCACTAGGTATGGTCTTGTCTTTAATTTTTCCAAATACTCGTTTCCGTAAATTGGGTAGACGCATTGATGAAATTTATAAAGAGAAGAAGAAATACATGGCTATGGGTTTGCTTTTGATAGCAATTCCAGCTATGAGCCAGGAATTAAATCCAAGTATAAAAATCAGTCAGGAAACAGCCGATGCATTTGGACATCTTTGGGTTCAGGATAATGGTGGCCGAATGAAACCTGTTAATAGTTTAAATAGTGAGATTGTTCGCAAATTGGTAAAGCATCATACATTTAAAGGCTTGAGCGCTGATCAGGTTGCTTTGGGTATTCTTGTTGATCCGGCCTACTGGCAGAGTATTCCATTAATAACCGTAAAGCATGACGAGCTAAGATCTATTCTTCAACTGAGAGAAAAGAAATCTTCAATTAATAACTTTTTCACCCCTGATGGTAAATATAAAATTCGTCAGTTAGTTGAGGCATCATACCGAAAAAGGCCTGCCTTCAGAAATAAACTGGAACAAGAAGCTGTAAAAGTTGATGAACAGGTGAATGTGTTTTTTATGCATAAGATGGGAAGTCTTTATCATCTGTTTCCATTGCCCGGTAATGAAAGTAATAAGTGGGCACTTTCAAAAGATGCATTACATGGAGTTGATAAAAAGGATAGCTTATTTATTAAAAGTGTTTTTAACCTATATCTGCAAGCGATTGTTTCAGGCGATAAAGAAAAGGAACATACCTATCTGGATGCACTCGACAAGTATCAACATAAATATGGTGCAGATATTATATCTTCTGACTACAAAAAAGATATCGAGATATTTTACAATAAGAGTAGCATCTTTATGTCGTTGATGCCTTACTTTTTAGGACTTGGTTTGATACTATTGATTTTTCAGTTGATACGATTAGTACAGCCCAAGCTTCAGTTTAAATGGATTTTGCGCGTAGGATTGTTTTTAGTTGTTGCTGCTTTTGTAGTATATACAATTGGATTGTGTATTCGCTGGTACATATCAGGGCATGCGCCATGGAGTAATGGTTATGAGTCGATGTTGTATATTGGCTGGACAACCTTAGTTGCCGGTTTAAGTTGGGCTCGAAAAAATCCGATAGCGTTATCTGTATCTTCCATCTTTGCAGGTATTATTTTAATGGTTGCACATCTTAGTTGGATGAATCCCGAAATAACGAATTTAGTACCGGTCTTGAAATCCTATTGGTTAACTATTCATGTTGCAATAATTGTTGCCAGTTATGGATTTTTAGGAAATGGATTTTTACTTGGATTCTTGAATCTGATTTTAATCGGAGCCAAAAATAAACAGAATGAAAAAACTTTTTCGTTAACTATTGAAGAGCTTACTGCTATTAGCGAGCGAGCAATGACTGTTGGATTGTATTTGCTGACAGTAGGAGCATTCTTGGGCGGTGTTTGGGCTAACGAATCGTGGGGACGATATTGGGGATGGGATCCAAAAGAAACTTGGTCGGCTGTTACTATTTTGGTTTATGCTTTTATATTGCACATGCGTTTTATTCCAGGAATGAAAAGTATTACCACTTTTAATATTTGGTCGGTAATTGGTTTTTCATCAGTAATAATGACTTATTTAGGAGTGAATTACTATTTGGCAGGAATGCACTCTTATGCCAAAGGAGATCCGGTTCCAATACCATCGTGGGTATATTATTCGGTGGTTATAACAGCTGTAGTAATTTTCTATGCTATTTATAACGAAAAGCAATTGATTAGGGGTGATGATGCTGAAGATGAAAAATAA
- the tpx gene encoding thiol peroxidase, with the protein MAKITFKGSPVETTGDLPRVGAEAPEFTLVNTGLGDVSLADYKGQKVVLNIFPSVDTDVCAASVRRFNEEASKRDNTTVLCISRDLPFAHARFCGAEGLDKVVSLSEYKDEVFSQNYGVKMVDGPLAGLLSRAVVVVDENGKVVHSEQVDDIVNEPDYEAALKAL; encoded by the coding sequence ATGGCAAAAATAACATTTAAAGGATCACCTGTAGAAACAACTGGTGACTTACCAAGAGTAGGAGCTGAAGCTCCAGAATTCACATTAGTAAATACTGGTTTAGGCGATGTGTCATTGGCTGATTATAAAGGTCAGAAAGTAGTGTTAAATATATTCCCAAGTGTAGATACTGATGTATGTGCGGCTTCGGTACGCCGATTTAACGAAGAAGCATCGAAAAGAGATAATACTACTGTTTTATGTATTTCTCGCGATTTACCTTTTGCTCATGCACGTTTTTGTGGAGCTGAAGGATTAGATAAAGTAGTTTCATTATCAGAATATAAAGACGAAGTTTTTAGCCAAAATTATGGTGTAAAGATGGTGGATGGTCCGTTAGCAGGTCTTTTATCTCGTGCTGTGGTTGTAGTTGATGAGAATGGGAAGGTTGTTCACAGCGAACAGGTAGATGATATTGTTAATGAACCAGATTACGAAGCGGCCCTAAAAGCTTTGTAG
- a CDS encoding tetratricopeptide repeat protein, whose amino-acid sequence MKHLLLLSICTLFFLTGKAQQNLNLLFSEERYPEIISQLEAQKNQLDQDGQYLLASAYYQSGDLRQAISTLENLSNPLPIKHQDLLCKSYYETGQYPQALTICRQRYTQDSTHYGNLMRYAQIQSTEGQYDSTITILDNYLKVDSLNYNANMLIAEAYQKTNHVLPAIAIYNRILNVYPVNQKAGIKLAQLYFGSKMYKKCFNLSMAFVDTLGYSKRFLTMAGLASFKSGANGNAVALFKRMEAQGDSSILTKKNIGIAYYRMDNYDLSIPYLEAAFKLKDDDPETCFFLGASLGESNIPLRGKPYLERASELLHPAPNLMEKIHLKLALMHENCGEYAKAVAYYDTAYNYSPSSIMYLYTQATIYDFELKDQKKAKEMYEQFLTRLPDTLNAKKGSDLQKLRMKEFADHRINAINEDEFFKQGVQ is encoded by the coding sequence ATGAAACATCTGCTATTATTAAGCATTTGCACACTATTTTTCCTTACAGGAAAAGCACAGCAAAACCTGAATTTATTATTTTCTGAAGAGAGATATCCTGAAATCATCAGCCAATTAGAAGCTCAAAAAAATCAACTTGACCAAGATGGTCAATACTTATTAGCTTCGGCTTATTATCAATCAGGAGATTTAAGACAAGCTATTTCAACACTCGAAAATTTAAGTAACCCACTACCAATCAAACATCAGGATTTGCTTTGTAAAAGTTATTACGAAACGGGGCAATATCCACAAGCTTTAACTATTTGTCGTCAACGCTATACGCAGGATTCAACTCACTATGGTAACCTGATGCGTTATGCTCAAATCCAAAGTACCGAAGGACAATATGACAGTACAATTACTATTCTTGATAATTACCTAAAAGTTGATTCGCTGAATTACAACGCTAACATGCTTATTGCAGAAGCCTATCAAAAAACAAATCATGTTTTACCTGCCATTGCAATTTACAATAGAATTCTAAATGTTTATCCTGTAAATCAAAAAGCAGGCATAAAACTGGCTCAGCTATATTTCGGTAGTAAAATGTACAAAAAGTGTTTCAATTTAAGTATGGCCTTTGTTGACACTTTGGGTTATTCAAAACGATTTCTGACAATGGCTGGATTGGCTAGTTTTAAATCGGGTGCAAACGGTAATGCTGTTGCTTTATTTAAACGAATGGAAGCACAAGGAGATAGTTCAATTCTTACAAAGAAAAACATTGGTATTGCTTATTACCGAATGGATAATTATGATTTAAGTATTCCATATCTAGAAGCCGCATTTAAATTAAAAGATGATGATCCAGAAACATGTTTCTTTTTGGGAGCCAGTTTAGGAGAATCAAATATTCCACTTAGAGGAAAGCCATATTTAGAAAGAGCTTCAGAATTACTACATCCCGCACCTAACTTAATGGAGAAAATCCATTTAAAATTAGCTTTGATGCATGAAAATTGTGGAGAATATGCAAAAGCTGTTGCCTATTACGATACAGCTTATAACTATTCACCCTCATCCATTATGTATTTATACACACAGGCTACTATTTATGATTTTGAATTAAAAGATCAGAAAAAAGCCAAAGAAATGTACGAACAATTTCTTACCCGCTTACCCGACACATTAAATGCTAAAAAAGGAAGTGATCTACAGAAACTTCGTATGAAAGAATTTGCCGATCATAGAATTAACGCCATTAACGAAGATGAGTTTTTCAAACAAGGCGTTCAATAA
- a CDS encoding deoxyguanosinetriphosphate triphosphohydrolase: MNWDHLLSTKRTGQEHLTEVKHDRTQFQRDYDRLIFSSPFRRLQDKTQVFPLPGSIFVHNRLTHSLEVASVGRSLGNNLSAKLLNAGFGKPELVSEIGSVVAAACLAHDMGNPPFGHSGEAAIGHYFTNGNGAQFKHLLSEAQWTDFTRFEGNANALRILTHAYRGRRQGGFAMTYTTVASILKYPYASNLGLKKYGYFQSEKEIFHHIANELNLKVLDEEKGIYARHPLVYLVEAADDICYQVMDIEDAHKLKILSYDETVQLLTAFFDKEKEAKEFDKIADVFKDVSDLNERIVYLRAKVIGKLVGLCTEIFWNNQDAILEGTFTKGLVDHLTGTELQAMETCKNLAFKRIYKHQSVVEIEIAGFKILGTLLEEFIKAVINPTDFFSKMLLPFIPEQFKVNADDPLVDKIQSVLDFVSGMTDVYALDLYRKISGIGLK, translated from the coding sequence ATGAACTGGGATCACCTATTATCGACTAAACGTACCGGACAAGAACATCTTACAGAAGTAAAACACGATCGCACTCAGTTTCAACGCGATTACGACCGACTTATCTTCTCCTCTCCATTCCGTCGTTTGCAAGACAAAACACAGGTTTTCCCTCTTCCGGGCAGTATATTTGTTCATAACCGACTAACACACAGCCTTGAAGTAGCCAGTGTTGGTCGATCTTTAGGAAATAATCTTTCAGCTAAACTATTGAATGCAGGCTTTGGCAAGCCCGAATTGGTATCAGAAATAGGATCTGTAGTAGCAGCAGCTTGTTTGGCTCACGATATGGGAAATCCCCCTTTCGGACACTCTGGAGAAGCGGCTATTGGTCATTATTTTACTAACGGGAATGGCGCTCAATTTAAGCATTTACTTAGCGAGGCTCAGTGGACTGATTTCACCCGATTTGAAGGTAATGCCAATGCTTTACGCATTCTTACACATGCCTATCGTGGACGTCGCCAGGGTGGTTTTGCCATGACCTATACTACTGTTGCTTCCATCCTCAAATATCCCTACGCATCTAATCTTGGGTTGAAGAAATATGGATATTTTCAATCAGAAAAAGAGATTTTTCATCACATAGCTAACGAACTAAATCTTAAAGTACTTGATGAAGAAAAAGGAATTTATGCCCGCCATCCTTTAGTGTATCTGGTTGAAGCTGCTGACGATATCTGTTATCAGGTTATGGATATTGAGGATGCCCATAAACTCAAAATTCTTTCGTATGATGAAACAGTTCAGCTGTTAACTGCTTTCTTTGATAAAGAAAAAGAAGCCAAAGAATTCGATAAAATTGCAGATGTATTTAAGGATGTTAGCGATTTGAATGAACGTATTGTGTATCTGCGAGCCAAAGTTATTGGTAAGCTGGTTGGCCTTTGTACCGAAATTTTCTGGAATAATCAGGATGCAATTTTGGAAGGAACATTTACAAAAGGTTTGGTTGATCATTTAACGGGTACGGAATTACAAGCTATGGAGACATGTAAAAACCTTGCTTTTAAGCGTATTTACAAACATCAATCAGTTGTTGAAATTGAAATTGCTGGTTTTAAAATATTAGGTACTCTTCTTGAAGAGTTCATCAAAGCAGTTATTAATCCTACCGACTTCTTTTCAAAGATGTTACTTCCTTTTATACCTGAACAATTTAAGGTTAATGCTGATGATCCATTAGTAGATAAGATACAATCGGTACTTGACTTTGTTTCTGGCATGACTGATGTATATGCCTTGGATCTTTACCGAAAAATAAGTGGAATCGGTCTGAAATAA
- a CDS encoding SprT family zinc-dependent metalloprotease, with product MKEAVVEIPELGQVTIRQSAKAKRISIRLKPFQGVTLVIPVGGDVREGVNFLKEKKQWILTNLKKLEEKEDRLTIFDENTEFKSRSFALRISKHNKNNVRLQLVKGILHIFYPSNFPVTHPGIQENIRYGIEEALRLEAKRYLPSRLAELAEKNSIRYNNVVIKNLKSRWGSCSGRDNINLNLHLMRLPDELIDYVLLHELCHVHEKNHGPHFWARLDIMTAGKARQLDGRMKDYQTKIY from the coding sequence ATGAAGGAAGCGGTTGTTGAGATACCAGAACTAGGTCAGGTTACAATTCGCCAAAGTGCCAAGGCAAAGCGAATCAGTATACGATTAAAACCTTTTCAGGGAGTAACGTTGGTAATACCTGTTGGAGGCGATGTTCGGGAAGGTGTGAATTTCTTGAAAGAGAAAAAACAATGGATTTTAACTAATCTGAAAAAACTGGAAGAAAAAGAAGATCGCCTTACCATTTTTGATGAGAATACAGAATTTAAATCTCGTTCTTTTGCTCTTCGCATATCAAAACACAATAAAAATAATGTTAGGCTCCAACTTGTTAAAGGTATTTTACACATTTTCTATCCTAGTAACTTTCCGGTTACTCATCCAGGCATTCAAGAAAATATTCGTTATGGAATTGAAGAAGCCTTACGCCTGGAAGCCAAGCGATATTTACCTTCACGTCTGGCTGAATTAGCTGAAAAAAATTCGATTCGATACAATAACGTAGTTATTAAAAACTTAAAATCACGCTGGGGATCATGTTCCGGTCGCGATAACATAAATCTGAATCTTCATCTAATGCGACTTCCCGATGAACTGATAGATTATGTACTTTTGCACGAACTGTGTCATGTACACGAGAAAAATCACGGCCCGCATTTTTGGGCTCGCCTCGACATTATGACTGCAGGAAAAGCCCGCCAATTAGATGGCAGGATGAAAGATTATCAAACAAAAATATATTAA
- a CDS encoding OmpA family protein, giving the protein MMKKETGTHQMKRFITYIILLICLTVHIDAQSYKNKLDSLVATYRVGRANNSFDNLAYAKAIKKYEKLNEANYLSDSIKGQLGIAYLKVSESVKSENTFASINTDQLSNDQLFMYAQSLKYNGKYAEADRMIALYNKRNPEDGRAIELLNSLPKVEKILAEERYLIEEVNFNSEESDFGPFVYDGDIYFVSARDLDYIIKREYAWKETPYLNILKVSEKQGLLSSPKLFSSEMRSMYHDGPICFSNDGNELFITRNINHDFINANFKKNKGYNNLIILHSKKQIDGTWSKPEELPFNGSNYSCGHACLSTDGNRLYFASNMPGSIGGTDIYYVDKKGDSWSAPVNLGNDINTEGDEMFPFITKDGRLYFASNGHVGVGGLDIFIAEKKGEGYQIKNMGSPVNSEKDDFGVFISKDGKQGYFSSNREGGKGDDDIYQFTVLKEVQFSRGLLAKLINKNTKATISNSAVKIETANGDLLSETISDNEGNVKTELEDQSSITVSVNLPDFFPYKQTFNLDDDTNEIVLELVPRPFWGIYGSVFLLPDHKVIPEVTLEIEPENAETYSVVSDKAGNFKTKLAEDTNYQLVFTKKGYFTKRIEYSTAYRDTGYVNVNEFMQLEMQKAEIGESIEIEILYDLGKWNIREDAATELDDMIQFLKDNPTIKIELGSHTDSRGSAKYNQTLSQKRAESAVQYMINRGIDANRIVAKGYGETRLKNRCADGVNCSEEEHQANRRSEVTIIAM; this is encoded by the coding sequence ATGATGAAAAAAGAAACTGGAACGCACCAAATGAAAAGATTTATTACTTATATCATACTATTGATATGCCTTACTGTGCATATCGATGCTCAATCATACAAAAACAAACTGGATAGTTTGGTTGCCACTTATCGCGTTGGCAGAGCCAATAATTCGTTTGACAATCTGGCTTATGCAAAAGCTATTAAGAAATATGAAAAACTGAATGAAGCCAATTATCTTTCCGACTCCATTAAAGGACAGTTGGGTATTGCCTACCTGAAAGTAAGTGAATCAGTAAAAAGTGAAAATACATTTGCTTCCATTAACACAGATCAACTGAGCAACGATCAGTTGTTTATGTATGCTCAATCGCTTAAATACAATGGTAAATATGCCGAAGCAGATAGAATGATTGCATTGTATAACAAGCGTAATCCCGAAGACGGACGTGCTATTGAATTACTCAACTCTCTTCCAAAGGTTGAGAAAATATTGGCAGAAGAGAGATATTTAATCGAAGAGGTAAACTTTAACTCTGAAGAATCCGATTTTGGTCCATTCGTATACGATGGAGATATCTACTTTGTATCAGCTCGCGATTTGGATTACATCATAAAAAGAGAGTATGCCTGGAAGGAAACACCTTACTTAAACATCTTAAAAGTATCGGAAAAGCAAGGTTTGTTATCAAGTCCTAAACTATTTTCTTCCGAGATGAGGAGCATGTATCACGATGGTCCAATTTGTTTTAGTAACGATGGTAACGAATTATTTATCACCCGTAATATCAATCACGATTTTATAAATGCTAATTTCAAAAAGAATAAGGGTTATAACAACCTGATTATATTACACTCGAAAAAACAGATTGATGGAACCTGGTCGAAACCTGAGGAATTACCCTTTAACGGTTCTAACTACTCATGTGGCCATGCCTGTTTAAGCACAGATGGCAACCGTCTTTATTTTGCTTCAAATATGCCAGGAAGCATTGGTGGCACAGATATTTATTATGTAGATAAAAAAGGTGACTCTTGGAGCGCACCTGTAAATCTTGGAAATGATATTAATACCGAAGGTGATGAGATGTTTCCTTTTATTACTAAAGACGGACGTTTATATTTTGCTTCCAACGGACATGTAGGTGTTGGTGGCCTTGATATTTTTATCGCTGAGAAAAAAGGTGAAGGATACCAAATTAAAAACATGGGATCACCAGTTAATTCTGAAAAAGATGATTTTGGAGTTTTCATTTCTAAAGATGGTAAACAAGGATATTTTTCTTCGAATCGCGAAGGTGGTAAAGGCGATGACGATATTTATCAGTTCACTGTGCTAAAAGAGGTCCAATTTTCAAGAGGTTTACTCGCTAAACTGATCAACAAAAACACAAAAGCAACTATTTCAAACAGTGCAGTGAAAATCGAAACAGCCAATGGTGATCTTTTATCTGAAACCATTAGCGATAATGAAGGAAATGTAAAAACCGAACTTGAAGACCAGTCATCAATTACTGTAAGTGTTAATTTGCCTGATTTTTTCCCATACAAGCAAACATTTAATTTGGATGATGATACTAATGAGATTGTTTTAGAATTAGTGCCACGTCCATTCTGGGGTATTTATGGTAGTGTTTTCTTATTGCCCGATCATAAAGTAATACCGGAAGTTACACTAGAAATAGAACCAGAAAATGCAGAAACTTATTCAGTTGTTAGTGACAAGGCCGGAAACTTCAAAACCAAACTGGCTGAAGACACCAATTATCAGCTTGTATTTACTAAAAAAGGATATTTCACAAAACGTATAGAGTACTCTACTGCCTATCGCGATACGGGTTACGTTAATGTAAATGAATTTATGCAACTTGAAATGCAAAAGGCTGAAATTGGCGAGAGTATCGAGATTGAAATTTTATACGATTTGGGTAAATGGAATATTCGTGAAGATGCAGCTACCGAATTGGATGATATGATTCAGTTCTTGAAAGATAATCCAACCATTAAAATTGAATTGGGTTCACATACCGACTCCAGAGGATCGGCCAAGTACAATCAAACACTTTCGCAAAAAAGAGCAGAATCGGCCGTTCAATATATGATCAATCGAGGCATTGATGCAAATAGAATTGTAGCCAAAGGATATGGCGAAACCCGATTAAAAAACAGATGTGCTGACGGTGTTAACTGCTCTGAAGAAGAACATCAGGCAAACCGACGAAGTGAAGTCACCATTATTGCTATGTAA
- a CDS encoding type IX secretion system membrane protein PorP/SprF translates to MQKIISFKRILLGAIILLTLSNWEAKAQQEPLYTQYMFNTVSVNPAYAGTRNTMNVLLLSRIQWTGLEGAPRTYNLTMHTPLNNYKMGLGFSIVKDSYGPVDNTYFNFNYAYRINVSENTILSMGIKGGIYNYYVGLSDLSVEDGSDASFSGNYERKTQPNAGMGLYLYSKKWYAGFSIPKLIQTDLSGNQVTTSNISDLRRHYFLMAGYVFDLNEDFKFKPSFINKVVEGAPPSTDITAQLLYKNSYWIGTTYRWGDAFAVIANIQLSKQLMVGYSYDFSVSNLATYNNGSHEIIISYDFDGFLKNKVISPRYF, encoded by the coding sequence ATGCAAAAAATAATATCATTCAAAAGGATTCTGTTAGGTGCTATCATCTTGCTAACTCTTTCAAATTGGGAAGCAAAAGCTCAACAGGAACCTTTGTATACGCAATACATGTTCAACACCGTTTCGGTTAACCCAGCATATGCCGGTACCCGCAACACAATGAACGTTCTATTGTTATCACGTATTCAGTGGACTGGTTTAGAAGGTGCACCTCGCACTTACAATTTAACCATGCATACCCCATTAAATAATTATAAAATGGGATTGGGTTTCTCCATCGTAAAAGACAGCTATGGCCCCGTTGACAATACATACTTTAACTTTAACTATGCATACCGGATTAACGTATCAGAAAACACCATTTTATCAATGGGTATTAAAGGAGGTATATACAACTACTATGTTGGATTAAGTGATCTGTCTGTAGAAGATGGAAGCGATGCTTCATTTAGTGGCAATTACGAACGAAAAACGCAACCCAATGCTGGTATGGGTTTGTATTTATACAGTAAAAAGTGGTATGCAGGATTCTCAATTCCTAAACTTATTCAAACCGATTTATCAGGAAACCAGGTAACAACTAGTAATATTTCTGACTTACGCCGACACTATTTCTTAATGGCCGGATATGTTTTTGATTTGAATGAAGATTTCAAATTCAAACCATCGTTTATTAATAAAGTAGTGGAAGGTGCTCCTCCATCAACAGATATCACGGCTCAATTACTTTATAAAAATTCGTACTGGATTGGTACCACATATCGTTGGGGGGATGCCTTTGCTGTAATTGCCAATATTCAACTAAGTAAACAGCTAATGGTAGGATATTCTTACGATTTCTCTGTTTCTAACCTGGCTACTTATAACAATGGATCGCACGAGATTATAATCAGTTACGATTTTGATGGATTTTTGAAAAACAAGGTGATTTCGCCAAGATATTTTTAA